A window of Psychromonas sp. CNPT3 contains these coding sequences:
- a CDS encoding helix-turn-helix transcriptional regulator yields MLNKRLLANSYDFLMFDLQPIQETSCMNYNSDYILIFPKKSGCVLHLSDKSHALDKNQLILLSPFTPFQFISAQKDPINEDHGHVLYFRLKALGRTFVDSIQFQQVKTMLEKSRDASLFTGDSIKNILFELNKIDNSFDFKHVITVLNIFENLSKISPERYLSKDKAHIQDTQKVEDRIELAKKFINNNLADSLSVSKVAKQLYMADSTFSRFFHANVGITFRQYLISKRVKQATKYLISTDWSISYIGAEVGFLSLSNFNAKFKSLLNVTPREYRHTHLNMRVGIESRQSIKGQLQKQLN; encoded by the coding sequence ATGTTAAATAAAAGACTGTTAGCAAATAGCTATGATTTTCTAATGTTTGATCTACAACCAATACAAGAAACATCGTGCATGAATTATAATAGTGACTATATTTTAATTTTCCCTAAAAAATCGGGGTGTGTATTGCACTTATCCGATAAGTCGCATGCTTTAGATAAAAATCAATTGATCTTACTTTCTCCTTTTACACCTTTTCAGTTTATTTCTGCCCAAAAAGATCCTATTAATGAGGATCATGGGCATGTGTTGTATTTTAGATTAAAAGCACTGGGACGAACCTTTGTCGATAGCATTCAATTTCAACAAGTAAAAACGATGCTTGAAAAATCACGAGATGCTTCTTTATTCACTGGAGATTCGATTAAAAACATACTCTTTGAGTTAAATAAAATTGATAATTCCTTTGATTTTAAACACGTTATCACCGTATTAAATATATTTGAAAACCTGTCTAAAATATCACCAGAGCGTTATTTATCAAAGGACAAAGCACACATACAAGATACACAAAAAGTCGAAGATCGTATTGAACTTGCGAAAAAATTTATTAATAACAATCTTGCAGACTCCTTATCAGTCAGTAAAGTTGCTAAACAACTTTATATGGCAGACAGTACTTTCTCACGTTTTTTCCACGCTAATGTGGGCATCACTTTTCGCCAATATTTGATCAGTAAACGCGTTAAACAAGCGACTAAGTACCTGATCTCAACAGATTGGTCTATCTCTTATATTGGCGCAGAAGTGGGCTTTTTATCCCTTTCAAATTTTAATGCTAAGTTCAAAAGTTTATTAAATGTTACGCCCCGCGAATATCGCCATACGCATTTAAATATGCGCGTTGGCATAGAATCCCGACAATCTATAAAAGGACAGTTACAAAAACAATTAAACTGA
- a CDS encoding KpsF/GutQ family sugar-phosphate isomerase, with product MPVLLSEEQRLKEVRNVFKIQSDALDAHRKGLGTEYLDALDLMKSCTGRIIVCGMGKSGHIGKKISATLASVGTPSFFMHPGEAFHGDLGMITTEDLLLLISYSGETDEVLKIIPSLQHFGNKIISITGAKDSTLAKNSDVVLVAAIQKETCPINLAPTTSTTLTLVIGDALSSVLTLEKHFTPMDFARFHPGGSLGKRLLTFVRNEMRHENLPFVKTDTSLTDILLVMTQTRTGLALVMHEDHLQGVITDGDLRRFMLSGKSVHETIASDLMNSNPCFISPNARLSEAEDLMREKHIKWLIVSANEKDIEGIIEWGQ from the coding sequence ATGCCAGTCTTATTATCAGAAGAGCAACGATTAAAAGAAGTTCGTAATGTTTTTAAAATACAAAGTGATGCATTAGATGCTCATAGAAAAGGCTTAGGAACAGAGTATTTAGATGCTTTAGATCTTATGAAAAGCTGTACAGGCCGTATTATTGTTTGTGGTATGGGTAAATCGGGGCATATTGGTAAAAAAATATCTGCGACACTTGCCTCTGTTGGTACTCCCTCTTTCTTTATGCACCCTGGTGAAGCTTTTCATGGCGATCTTGGGATGATCACAACAGAAGATTTACTGCTACTTATCTCTTACAGTGGTGAAACGGATGAAGTGCTAAAAATAATTCCATCATTACAACATTTCGGCAATAAAATTATCTCTATTACTGGCGCGAAAGACTCGACACTTGCAAAAAATTCAGATGTTGTGTTAGTGGCCGCTATTCAAAAAGAAACCTGCCCAATTAACTTAGCTCCAACGACATCGACGACGTTAACCTTAGTGATTGGCGATGCGCTATCGTCAGTTTTAACCTTAGAAAAACATTTTACCCCTATGGATTTTGCACGTTTCCATCCTGGTGGCAGTCTAGGTAAGCGTTTACTTACCTTTGTGCGTAATGAAATGCGCCATGAGAATCTACCTTTTGTTAAAACGGACACATCATTAACGGATATTTTATTAGTGATGACGCAAACGCGTACCGGTCTCGCTTTAGTGATGCATGAAGATCATTTACAAGGCGTGATCACGGATGGCGATTTACGTCGTTTTATGCTCTCTGGAAAATCGGTTCATGAGACGATAGCGAGTGATCTCATGAATAGCAATCCTTGCTTTATTTCGCCTAATGCACGCCTCAGTGAGGCAGAAGATTTGATGCGAGAAAAGCATATTAAATGGCTGATTGTGAGCGCGAATGAAAAAGATATCGAGGGTATTATTGAGTGGGGTCAATAA